A single Bacteroidales bacterium DNA region contains:
- a CDS encoding HAD family phosphatase, translating to MTLSGAIYNGKTKIKNIIFDWGGVITDLHFDRAKKAFIDLGLHIFDESVPHDPNDDLFIPFEVGKITPQQFRDRVKTMTSNTVTDEMIDNAWNSLLGELPEVRWNILQEVRKNYRTFLLSNTNGIHLPFYSKYIKDKYGVDGYESVFEKTYYSYELQLRKPNADIFNYLIKDAGIHPAESLFIDDFIENIDTARLLGFHTIQMKKPLSLTDVFIS from the coding sequence ATGACATTGTCAGGTGCAATTTACAACGGAAAAACCAAAATAAAGAACATAATTTTCGACTGGGGAGGAGTGATCACCGATCTTCACTTCGACAGGGCCAAAAAGGCGTTTATCGATCTCGGACTTCATATCTTTGATGAATCGGTTCCGCATGACCCCAACGACGACCTGTTTATTCCTTTTGAAGTGGGTAAAATCACTCCGCAGCAATTTCGTGACAGGGTCAAGACTATGACTTCCAATACGGTTACTGATGAAATGATTGATAATGCCTGGAATTCACTTCTTGGTGAATTGCCGGAAGTACGGTGGAATATTCTGCAGGAGGTTCGCAAAAATTACCGCACTTTCCTGCTTAGCAATACAAACGGCATTCATCTCCCTTTCTATTCGAAATATATTAAGGATAAATATGGCGTTGATGGGTATGAATCCGTATTTGAAAAAACATATTATTCCTATGAGCTTCAACTGAGAAAACCCAACGCCGATATTTTTAACTACCTGATAAAAGATGCCGGTATCCATCCTGCCGAAAGCCTGTTTATTGACGATTTTATTGAAAATATCGATACGGCAAGGTTACTGGGTTTTCATACCATACAGATGAAAAAGCCGCTGTCACTCACCGATGTTTTCATTTCCTGA
- the mtnA gene encoding S-methyl-5-thioribose-1-phosphate isomerase has protein sequence MKVKGRHFETIWIHPDNSAIVQIIDQRFLPFRFIIEDIHSAEEMYVAIKDMHLRGAPLIGAAGALGVYLALTACNDKVIGKSYITKKAEYLKSSRPTAINLNWAVDRVVNALGEGGSRQELIEISRRICIGIIDEERHNCLKIGEYGLEIIEKISREKKGEPVNILTHCNAGWLACIDYGTATAPIYLAHDKGLKVHVWVDETRPRNQGGRLTSWELQQHGVPCTVIADNTGGHLMQAGMVDMVIVGSDRASPYGDVVNKIGTYLKALAAFDNHILFYAALPSSTIDWTLSEGAGETPIEERNGNEVTFMEGLKNGEVMEVEILPPGTPVANYGFDITPARLVTGIITERGISNANKKSIFTLFPERNLNPVKE, from the coding sequence ATGAAAGTAAAGGGCCGGCATTTTGAAACAATATGGATCCATCCGGATAATTCTGCGATAGTGCAAATCATTGACCAGCGGTTTTTACCATTCCGCTTTATCATAGAGGATATTCATTCGGCCGAAGAAATGTATGTAGCCATTAAAGACATGCATCTTCGGGGCGCACCACTTATCGGTGCTGCCGGGGCACTGGGTGTTTACCTGGCCCTGACAGCCTGTAATGATAAGGTAATCGGCAAATCCTATATTACCAAAAAAGCGGAGTATTTGAAATCTTCAAGGCCAACAGCAATTAACCTCAACTGGGCTGTTGACCGGGTAGTGAACGCCCTTGGCGAAGGGGGTTCAAGGCAGGAGCTAATTGAGATCTCCCGCAGGATCTGCATCGGAATCATTGATGAAGAACGACATAATTGCCTGAAAATTGGTGAGTACGGGCTTGAAATCATAGAAAAGATAAGCCGTGAGAAAAAAGGAGAGCCGGTGAACATACTCACTCACTGCAATGCAGGCTGGCTGGCTTGTATAGATTACGGTACAGCTACGGCACCTATTTATCTGGCCCACGATAAGGGATTGAAGGTACACGTTTGGGTTGATGAAACCAGGCCCCGGAACCAGGGAGGGCGGCTCACATCTTGGGAACTGCAGCAGCATGGTGTTCCCTGTACTGTAATTGCTGATAATACCGGGGGTCACCTGATGCAGGCCGGAATGGTAGACATGGTAATTGTAGGTTCGGACAGGGCGTCACCCTATGGTGATGTGGTCAATAAAATAGGTACTTACCTGAAAGCTCTTGCAGCTTTTGATAACCATATCCTGTTTTATGCCGCATTACCTTCTTCAACAATCGATTGGACATTGAGTGAAGGCGCCGGAGAAACACCAATTGAAGAAAGAAACGGGAATGAAGTTACTTTTATGGAAGGGCTTAAGAACGGGGAAGTAATGGAAGTTGAGATCCTGCCACCCGGAACGCCTGTTGCCAATTACGGGTTTGATATTACTCCTGCCCGACTTGTAACCGGAATAATTACTGAAAGAGGAATTTCAAATGCAAACAAAAAAAGTATATTTACATTATTTCCTGAGAGAAACTTAAACCCTGTCAAAGAATGA
- a CDS encoding MTAP family purine nucleoside phosphorylase, with product MKIAIIGGTGLAVPEYLADRKEVKIDTPFGKPDPVIYSGVSDGIEIFHLARNGVNNELPPSKINYKANMYALKKLGCDYILATGTCGSLQEEICPGEVIIFDQFIDMTKLPVTGIRLELNMGESQVSMAEPFSEELRDSLIESAIVQGITVHTKGVVISIDGQRSSSRAESKLYRSWGADAINMTTAPEAILANELGIAYAALSLCTGYDSWRQDDKAADPEERMNIVKNNTPRILRLLTFALKRVEECA from the coding sequence ATGAAAATAGCAATTATTGGCGGAACAGGACTGGCCGTACCCGAATATCTGGCAGATAGAAAAGAAGTTAAAATTGATACTCCTTTTGGCAAACCGGATCCGGTAATTTATTCGGGTGTTAGTGATGGCATTGAAATTTTCCATTTGGCAAGAAATGGAGTCAATAATGAATTACCGCCTAGTAAGATCAACTACAAGGCAAATATGTATGCGTTAAAAAAACTGGGTTGTGATTATATTTTAGCAACCGGTACATGCGGAAGCCTGCAGGAAGAGATATGTCCCGGTGAGGTAATTATTTTCGACCAGTTTATTGATATGACCAAGCTGCCTGTTACCGGTATCAGGCTGGAACTGAATATGGGAGAAAGCCAGGTTTCAATGGCTGAACCTTTTTCTGAAGAATTACGAGACAGCCTCATTGAATCTGCCATTGTACAGGGGATCACTGTTCATACAAAAGGGGTTGTGATTTCCATTGACGGTCAGAGATCTTCATCGAGGGCTGAATCAAAGTTATACCGCTCATGGGGAGCCGATGCCATCAATATGACAACCGCACCTGAAGCCATACTGGCAAATGAACTTGGCATTGCTTATGCAGCGCTTTCATTGTGCACAGGATATGATTCATGGAGACAGGATGACAAAGCCGCTGATCCTGAAGAGCGAATGAATATTGTAAAAAATAATACGCCCCGAATCCTTCGCCTGCTTACCTTTGCACTCAAAAGAGTTGAAGAGTGCGCATAA